The Aquicella siphonis genome contains the following window.
TTACCGCCTAATTTTGTGCCGGTGATGAGTTCATCATCGGTCGGTGCAACGGCTTCCATGAAAACATGAGGCGCGGAACCATGTTGTTCGACTTTTTTTCCGATCAGCCGTATGGACAAATCCGTTATTAGCCGGGCTTCATCCTGAGTCAGCAAACCTCTTGTGATGGCGTCGTTTCCAATGTACGGATCATCAAGCAATAGCAATCGAAAAGTGTCGGTGCTGATTCTCGCGAAATCAGTAAGCGATAAACCATATTTAGACTTGAATTCGGCAGCGAATTGTTTGGCGACGGATGATTTTCCGGTCGCGATTCCGCCCGCCATGACTTGAGTCAGACGGTGATGCGCCGGGAATTGAGGTAACAGCAGGATTTGTTGACGGTCTTCGCCATGCGGATCCAACGCGGTCAAATGCTGAATTAATAATTCCTGATGTATGGTTTCTGTAATGATTTTTTGTATGGTTTCTTCGTAGATATTACGGAGAAAATCATCCATGACAATTTTGGTTGCCAGATGCTTAATGATGTGGGCATCGTATCCCTTGCTGGCGAGACGCTGCATAATGATGTTTCTGACACCCAGATAATGCTGCGCCCTTGGGTCATCGGAAAATTCAGTGCGTTGGTGCCGGTGAGCCAGGTCATGAACAAGTGCTTCGTTTTCTTCAGCGAGCTCTAGAAACAGTTTATGATTTTGAGCGATGTTAGGCTGTATCAATTTATACAGTTTCTTGCAGGTATTGAGATAATCGGCATCATCTTCGGTCTTGATTTCTGTTGCGACCATTGCGCCAAGATATTGCAAGCCCATTCGTTCTGGTTTGAATACAACAAGATCTTTAGCCGCACGGTTTTGCTGTTCGGGGTTTTTTCCTCCAATTGCACGATAGATAGCGCGGACTTCACGCAGACACCGCGTGATATACTGCGGATTGGCGAGGGTAAATTGAAGGTCTGATGGTAATTTGAAGTTATCATCTTCCAGTATGTCGCTGATACGAAAAGGCGAAGTTGTATGATGCCAGGCGTGTACAGAATAATGGCGTTTTGCCATAAAAAATGGCGACGATAAAACGCTTGAGCTGCCGGGGCGGCGGGTTGAAACACGAGGTTTGGCTGGCGGTTGCTCCGGGGGCGTAGATTTTCGCTCAGGTTCGGGTGCGCTGCTGACAGTGACGACATTCCATCCGGGTACGGCTACAGAAGTAAACCCGGGTAAATCCAGTGGCCTTGGCATTTGGATGCGGGGATCCGCGACGCGGGGCTTGCTCTTGCGGGCAGGTTTCGGTGCGCTGGCAGGTTTTGCTGGGGGCAAAGGATTAATTGGTTTTATGGCAGGGGCAGGATGCGAAGGATTTGCCCGCGTCCTTACGCTTCCAATAAGGGAGATAAACCGATTGCGCATGCACGTGCCTCGTTTTGCCTTAAATGTCTGTATTAATTTTGGGCAAAATGATAAATCATGAAGCTTAAGAGAGCCTTAAATAAATGGATATGCCATTGAGATTGTTGGGCCATGTGGAATAATGGGCATCATGAATGTACAGGCGAATATATAATACAATGAATAATTGAATATTTTAAAATGACAGGGTGTATATGTCCCCACGCATAGTTGAACTCATCCCCTATCAGCAAGCCTGGTCTTCTCTTTATCTGACTGAGTCAGGGCTGTTACGCCAGACTTTGAGCTCGAGGCTGCGATCTGTTTATCACATAGGAAGCACTGCCATTCCTGGAATGGCCGCGAAACCAGTGATAGATATCCTCGTGGAATATGCGTGTCTGGATGATATGCATGCGATTGAACAAGCCTTGGCCGCCCTGGGCTATGATTGTCTGAGGAAAAATATAGTACCGCATACGAGTTTTTTTACTTCGAAACAGAATGAGGCTGTCCGCTATCATTTGCATCTGTTTCCTGAAGGTGATCCGCAAGTAAAACGACATGTCGCGTTTCGCGATTATCTTATCCGGCACCCGCAAGAGTATGACCGGTATCAGCGATTAAAACAGCAATTGGCGGCCCGCTACCGTGACAATATTCATGAGTATGTCAAAAACAAGAGCCAGACCATTCAAGATATAGACAGCAAGGCAAAGCGCTGGATAGAGCAGCGAATCCGATTTTTACCGCCTGACCCCCGGGCTCTAATCAAAGAATGGACGCAAGATAAAATACTCCTGGCGATGGAAGCAAATCTAAATGTGCATATGACACATTTTTCTCAATACATGAAAACAGTGCAATTGATACGCGTCCCGGATTTTACCATCGTCAATTCCGGGTTGCAGGATGATACATTTAATTATGTCGTGCGGGCGGATTTCAGCGCGCGGGATGCATGCAGTAAAATCAGGGAAGTAAATTCGTATTTTGACCATGGCAGTTTGCCATTTACCTGGTGGGTTAGTCCCCATGATCAGCCGCGCGATTTGGCATGTTATCTGGAGCGATCGGGATATCAGAATACCGAAAATAATCCGGCCATGTGGCTGGATCTTGAATCCTGGCATGGTGACCTCAGCGGACAACGGCTGCGGCCGCCGGCCGAATTATCGATTGTCCGGGCCCTGGATCAACAGACATTACTGGATTTTGCCCGCGTACTGAATGCTTCCCCGTCAGCTTTTGATCAATATTATATCTGGCTAGCGGAAGTGATTTCTGCAGAGGATCCGATTGAATATTATGTGGGATATGTTGACAATAAACCCGTTGTGCGCGGCCTGGCTTGTTATTATGCTGGCGTTGCCGGATTATATTGGCTGTCTGTGCCGGTTGCATACCGAAGAAGGGGCTACGGGACTGCCATGCAGCAGTTTCGCTTGATGCGAGCCAAGGAAATGGGATATCGAATGGCCGTGCTGCAAGCGTCGCAGGAAGGGTTTCCCTTATATAAACGTCTCGGGTATAAAGAATGCGGTTTATTCAGAGAATACAAGTTGAAATGAAGCAGTAAGGTTGACATGCATATACATTATATTATCCATGCTCCATTTGAAAAATTGGGGACGATTGAAAGCTGGATAAACAAAAACCAATTTTCCGTGTCCGGCACCCATGTTTATCGTGGTGAAGACTTGCCTGCTGTTGAGGATTTTGACTTCCTTATTATCATGGGCGGGCCGCAAAGCGCCCTGATGCTGGAAAAATTTCCTTACCTGCAAGCCGAGGTCGATCTTATCCAGTCAGCAATTGCTGCAAACAAGGCTATTCTGGGGATTTGTCTGGGTGCCCAATTGCTTGGAATTGCATTGGGCGCGAAGGCTGAGCCCAGCCCGCATCGGGAAATCGGAGTCTATCCTGTTGAGGCCACTCCGGAAGCGTCATCGGATCCATTATTCAAGCAATTTCCTGGGCAGTTTGATGTTATGCACTGGCATAGTGACATGCCCGGGCTGCCGGATAAGGCTGTCTTGCTGGCAAAAAGTGCCGGCTGTCCTAGACAGGCTTTCCGTTATGGTGACAGGGTTTATGGATTTCAGTTTCACCTGGAGTTGACACCCGAAAACATCAAGGAAATGGTGAGGCATTGTCAGAACGAGTTATCTCCCGGCAAGTATGTTCAAAAGAGTGAAGAGTTGATACGCAGCGACTTATCCGGCATTAATCTGAAAATGCATAAGGCTCTGGATCATCTCGCGGATTGTATGCAAGCAGGCAAATCAGTTCGATAAGAAGTCTGCCTCATAAATGTGATTCGGGTAAAAATGCAATTATCTGGAAAAAAAGAAGAGAGTATCGATATGAGAAAAATGATCAAGACAATATCCACTATCCTGTTATCGACGATATCATTTGGAGTGATGGCTGAAAATGCGCCTGATCAGCCTGATGAATGGGTGCAAAAAACCATTACCTCTTTCATGTCCAGGAATCATATTCCAGGTGTCGCGGTGGAATTATATACTGACGGCAAATTGAATGAATATTATTTTGGCTATGCTGATCGTGATAAAAAAGAACCTGTTACCCGAAAAACCATTTTCGAAATAGGATCGGTTTCCAAAATCATGGCCAGCCTGCTGCTGGCCCAGGAAGTGGATTGGGCTAAAATGAGTTTTAACGATCCTGTTACAAAATATATTAAGGATTTGCCGGAAAGTTATAAAAAAATCAAATTACAAGACTTGGCGACTCACACATCGGGGTTGCCATTCGATCTGCCTGCAGCAGTCAGCACCCCGGATGAACTGAAGCAATATCTGGATACCTATACGCCTGATTCGGATCCCGGTGAGGAATGGATTTATTCCAATGTTGGTATCGGACTGCTGGGCAATGCGCTTGAAAAGTCTACGGAACGAGATTTCGATGATCTATATCGCCGTCATATCCTGAATCCGTTGAAAATGGTAACCGGTATTTCCGTTCCCAAAACACTGGCGAAGTACTATGCAACAGGTTATGACAAAAATGGCGATGCCGCTCCTCATATGACAGCCGGATTGTTTCCCGCTGCTGCGGCAGTCAAAGCTTCCGCAGCGGATATGCAGCGGTTTCTCAGCGCGGCAATCGGGTTGCCAGGCACACCGCCGCGTGTCTTTTATCCCATGCGCATGACGCAATCTGTGTATGTGAAAATGGGCGGTGATTATCAGGGATTAGGGTGGCAGATTCACAAAATTGAAGATGAAGACGTTGCAGGTCTGCTTAAAGTATCTGACGCCAAAGATTTTGGCCCCATAGACGTACAGGAAATTTATAGCAGACCGCCTTATAATGGCGACGCACTGATTGACAAGACCGGCGCAACAAACGGTTTTCGCGCTTATATCGCTGTGATACCTAACAAAAAATCGGGTATTGTCATCTTGACTAACAAATATGTTCCCAACAGCGCGATTGTAAAAACTGCCAGGGAAATATTGTTCAAGTCAACCAAATTGATGTCATAAATGTGCCTGAATGGGTAATATTACGCTTTTACTCTCAACCAGGAGAGAAAAGTGGGATTTCAGGATTCAATATTTGGAAAGCAGTATCTCTGCTTTCTAATCAAAGGAGAAGCGCATGCCCTGGGCGCATTTGCGTGAAGTTATAAAAAAATATATTTCAGCGTATAACCATTTTGATATCGATGGAATGATGGAATGTTTCGCTGATGAATGTGTTTTCGCGGCTATTTCCGGCGGCAGTTGTTCGATATCTTGTCAAGGCAAATCACAAGTTCGCGAATTGGCGGCACAAAGTGCCATGTATTTTCTCGATCGCAAGCAGCAGGTTAAGAACTGGATTTTAAGTGATAATCAGGCAGCCATAGAAATACAATATCGGGCAACGCTGAAAAAAGACTTGCCCAACGGCCTAAAAGCCGGGGAAGAATTGAATTTGCTGGGTGTGTCCGTTTTCCGCTTCGAGAACGACAAGATTATTGAACTCAGGGATTATAATTGACGTCTTCGTCATGAAAAATCTGAACATACAATCCAATAACCTATGGCTGCTGACTTTGAGTTATTCCACCATCATCGTCATCGCCAATTGGTTTGATGCCCGCCTGATTAAAATTGTGAACTTGGTTACAGATGCCGGGACGCTCATTTTCCCGCTGACATTTTTATTATCCGATTTGATTACGGAGGTTTACGGATATAAATATGCCCGACGGGCAATCTGGTGCGGATTTCTGTTTAATGGCTTATTCATTGTGTATGGGCAGATTGTGATTCATTTGCCGGGCCCTGATTATCCAAATAACAATGCGCTATTCGATGCGGTAATGACCATGAATACGAGAGTATTACTGGCTTCCGCAATCAGTTACATATGCGCTGAACCTTTAAATTCCATCATCATGGCAAAACTCAAACTGCGCTGGCAGGGGCGCGCCATGGGGGCAAGATTCATTGCATCTACGGTGGCTGCTTCCGGATTGGATAGTTGGATATTTGGAATAATCGCATTTTACGGCATGATTCAGATCGAACATCTGCTCTCCCTGATCCTGACAATGTGGCTGATTAAGGTGATGGTGGAAATCACGGGGCTGCCAATATCCGTGTCTCTTGCTGCCGCGCTCAAGCGCGTGGAAAAGCTGGATGTTTATGATTTACATACGAAATTTGGCATCTTCAGCCTGGATACACACTACACGTCCGGCGAAAATCGCTATCTTAAAGCGCCAGGGAAAACGGATTGAACCGGGTTCCTACATCGTAATAATCAACATTGTCTTTACGTTTCAGATAATTTGCCATTTTGTAAGTCAGCGGAATGGCGCAGGCTTCATATATGACTTTAGCGAGATACATGGTGAAAATAATATCCCAGACAGCCGAATAAGGTATAAGAGAAAAAAAGGCGATGTGGGTAAAGAGAATGGTGTCAATTCCCACACCTACAGATGTGCTGGCCAGCGCGCGCAGCCATAAATGTCTTCCTGACATCAGAATTTTTAATTTGGCCAGTAAGATGGAGTTGGAGAATTCACCAAAAAAATAAGCGACTGTTGAAGCAATAAAAATCCGTGGTGTTGCCTGGTATATAAGTGCGTAAGCTGCCTGATCGTGCCAATCGGGAGAGGGTGGAAGATAGGTGGTTAGCCAGGCTCCCAGCAAGACGATCAAATTGGCAAAAAGCGCAGACCAGATGATGCGTCTGCTGATTTTGAAACCATAAACTTCAGTCAGGATGTCATCAAATAGGTAAGTAACCGGAAAAAAAACCAGGCCGGCCGGGAAGGTAAAATGACCCACGCTGACCAGTTTGAATGCCGCCAGATTTGATAGGATCAGAAAGGCTGTGAAAAGTGTTCCCACCAGGATAACACTGTCCTTGACGGCTGGTTTGATATGGTGCAGGCGTGTCAGAAGTTCGATATCCTGAGTCTGTTCAGCTGCATGTAGAGCGGCGATGCGTGAGGCGTCTGCTGGGGAAAACAAGCGCAGCCAGTCAGGGTGATAAAGTTCTCTGACGGGCAATTCGGTGATCATGCCCTCTTTTACTGCCTGAATTCTTGCTGTTATCACGCCTGCGTGAAATGAATCCGGATTGCAACTGATGAAGCGGTACTGGTTCACGAGAGCCACTCATTTATTAAAATGAGCGCATTCTAAACAATTTCTAACCGCGCGTCACGTGCAAGCTCTGGGTGCGGGGATATCAACGACTGAATACCCGGTCACTTTGCTATTTTTCCATCCTGGTGGTAATTTAGCACCCTCTGGTAATCACACTCTTAATACCGGTAAATAAATTGATCACGGGGATATCACACATGGCCATCAGCTGTAAGCCTACCGACTATCATGAGCAAGCCGGTTATTTTTCCCGGTTGCCCGAATATTCCATTGAGTGCGGGACGGATTATCTCGCCGTGAAGGATGCGCCTGCGCTAATTGGCAACTCGGGCCCGGTAAAAACAATACTGGATTTGGGCTGCGGGACCGGTCTTGCGACAAGATATCTTAAACGCCATTTTCCAGATGCGGTCGTTATCGGCGCTGACATAAACCAGTCCATGCTGATGCAGGCTAAGTCTTCCGATCCGCAGGGTATATATCTGCATCTGCATCAATCGGGCGGTGTGGTCCATTATTCAATCCTGCCCGATACATTTGATGTTGTTGTTTGTTCGTTTGTATTTCATGAAAATCAGAAATTGAACGACCTTGAACATTTTCTTCAAAGTGTTTCGTCATTATTGCGTACAAATGGATTACTTCTTGCCTGGGATACTTACAGGAACTTGTTGAAGGGCTCCTGGGTGAGTGTGGAAACTCTGTATCCGCAGGCTGGCGAGATACAAGATGGTGAACGTTATTCTGTCAGGCTGTTACCAGCGGGCGCGGTTGTTTCCGGAAGCTATTGGTCTCCTGAAACTGTACAACAGATCGTGTTGAATCAGTGTTTTCAAAAGACCAGCGTACATTTCCCCGTGATGGAAAAGGGTACCGGACTGGCTTGGAAAGATGAAACCATCATGGCGCCTTACTATGTTCTTGAGGCGTACAAATAACCAGGCTGACCCGGAGCGTGACATATTTCCTGTCTGTCATTAGACGAGTGCGCTTTTTCCCTCTTCAACCGCAGCCGGCGGTTTTTTAATCGTGAGAAGCCAGGCTCATGTTTTTTCCTGTCGTCATCAATTGCGCCAGATCGACGTGATTTAACAGCCATTGCACGCGTATGAATACAATGACCGCGCCGCTTGCGATTCCCAGAGTCAGACCCCACCAAATACCTTTTCCTGAAAAATGCCATACCATCCCGAACAGATAAGCCAGGCTGAGTCCTATGATCCAGAAAGATACCAGGGACGCATACATGGGGAATTTTGTGTCCTTTAAACCGCGCAACGCGCCGAAACCAATGATTCGAAAGTTATCGAACAGCATGAGTATCCCGCCAATGCCTAACAACATGGCGCTGTCGCGCAGCAGCAAGGCGTTTGCGGGATTTTTGATATCCATATCCAGGCTCAGAAAGAAATAAGGAAAACAGTTCAGCGCCAATGCTACCAGGGCGATGCAGATAAAATTTAAAACCATGCCTACATAAATGGCAAGGCGTATGCCGGTCAAATTTTGTCTGCCAACACTATGGCCTACCCTGACTGTGACAGCCTGAGACATGGCGAAAACGATAGTGATCGCAAAACCCAAATACTGCATAACGATTTGATGCGCAGCGAGCATGGTGGTGCCGAATCGCGCAATCCAGAAGGTGGCGAATGTGAACGTGCTGACTTCAATGACATGCATGCAGCCCATGGGCAGGCCAATGCGAATCAATTCCATGATCCGGGTCAGATCAATGCGGCAACATCCCTGAAGAATGCCGAAGGATTGATAGTATCTGGACTTGACGAGATAGCAAGTCAGCAGCACAGCCACGGTGGAATAGGTTGTTGCGAATCCATAACCTATGCCCGCCACTCCGCATGCGGGCAAACCTAGCTTGCCGAATATGAGAAGATAGATGAGGGGTATTTCTATAGGTACAACAAGCAGGCTGATTCTCAGTACCAGTTTTGCCTGATTGACACCCGCGAGAAATTGTTCGCAAACGATAAGAGTGATCAGGCCTGGAATTGTCCAGATCAAAGAATGCATGTATTGTACTGCCAGCGCCAGCACAGCGGGGGGTTGTGAAGTGTATCGCAGGATGATAGGCATGCCCAGCATAAGAATGATCATGACTGCCGCAAGCAGAACGCCCAGAATGAATGCTTGCCCCATAATATCACTGATGGCCCGGTAATTTTTCGCGCCAAACTGGTGAGAAACGAGGACGCTGATGGAATTTAAAATACCAAAAAACAACACTGTCAGTGTCATCCAGATCATGGAGACAAGAACGCTGGCAGCCAAGGCATCCTGACCCAGATGCGCAACCATGGCGGTGCCAATGAAACCGCTGCAGGCATAGATCAACTGGGAGGCAATTAAGGGAATGCTGAGAGAGAAGGTTTCCCGTATCTCACTCCTGACTGAGTGAAGAAAATTGTCGTGAGGCATAAATATACAACTCGCTTGTGATTAAAGTGATGACAAAGCTATAGGATCAAGCTTTTAAGGATGAAACTTAGCGGCGTTGTATGTTCTTCATGGCAATATGCCTCAATGTAGGGCATTCATTATACCCGAATATGGCTTGTTGACAAATGTAAATTCGGTTTTTTTAAAAAATGACGGATACCTATCCTGCAAGAAAGACAGGCATTTCTTGCGGACCTGGTCAGGCGTAACGATATGGAAAGTGATAACTCAATAAAAATATGAGAAAATAGCCAGATTAGGTCCGTGTGAGAGAGGGAGAAAATAAATTCATGCATTACATAGACCACTTCGGCGAGAAGTCATCAGATTATCTGCAGTTTAGGCCAGATTACCCGCAAGCACTATACCAGTATCTTGCCGGGCTGGTCAGCAAGCATGATCTGGCGTGGGACTGTGGAACCGGAAATGGTCAGGCTGCTTCCAGGCTGGCGGATTATTTCAAGCAAGTTATTGGCAGCGATATCAACCAGGCTCAGCTGGATATCGCCATAAAAAAGGAAAATGTTAACTATTTCTGTTGGCCTTCGGAAAAAACCGATCTACAGAATGCATCGGTGGATTTGATTACCGTCGCGCAGGCATTGCATTGGTTTGATCTCGACAGTTTTTATCAGGAAGTCAAACGGGTGGCAAAATATACCGGCATTGTCGCTGCGTGGTGCTACTCCCTGGGATTCATCCATCCGGATGTGGATATTTTCATCAAGAGACTTTATTCGGATGTATTGGGGGCGAATTACTGGCCCAAACAGAGAGAATATATTGATAATGAGTACCAAACCATTCCTTTTCCCTTCAAAAGAATCGAATCGCCCGCATATCATATAGAAAAATCGATGAATTTCACGCAACTGATTGGCTATCTCAATACCTGGTCCGCTGTGAAGGAGTATCAGCAGCTGAACCAGGAAAATCCCATTAATCTTATTTTTGCTGATTTACAAATGGCATGGGGAGACCCGACGGCGGAACGGGTAATGACCTGGCCGATTCATTTATTGGTGGGTCATGTCTTTTGATCCGGTGCGTTTTCTTCACGCTGACACTCCGGTATTAAAACTGCGCTGGGAGCGGCTTACTGCTCACTATGATCTGAATGCCGCCGAGGCAGGGAAATTAATACAAGGCTATGTGCCCGACCCGATTGAGCAGATCATTTTGCTGTCAGAAGGCTGTGCCAACAGTAATTTTAAAATTACTTTCAAATCAAATCACCCTCCATTAGTGTTGCGGCTTTATCTTAGAGACAAGTCCGGATTAATAAATGAACTCAATATCTATCAATTTATTAACAGCCGCATTCCGATGGCAGAAATGTATTACCATGACGGCCGCTGCGAAATCTTTCCCTATCCTTATGCCGTATTTGAATGGGTTGAGGGTGCTCTGATGCGGGAGGTTATTATGCGAGGCGACCAACAGGCAATTCAGGAATGCGCGTATGACGCAGGAAAAATCGTGTCACAACTGCGAATGATGAAGTTTGATCAGGGCGGTTTTTTTCAGGAGGATTTCTCTGTCAGGCCATTTGGTGTGGAGGAACAATATATTCCCTACGTTCAAGCCTTATTGGACTCTTCCGATGTGCGCCGAGGATTAGACAGTGAACTTTTATCCCGAGTCATAGCCTTCATTGAAGAAAACAAGGGTCATCTGCCTGATCATCAACCCGCGAATTTGACGCATGCGGATTATGATCCGGCCAATCTGTTGGTCAAACAAGACAAGGGAAAATGGAAAGTAAGCGCGGTCCTGGATTGGGAGTTTGCTCTTGCGAGCACTTACCTGTTGGACGTGGGTTTATTCTTGCGTTACAGCAAGCGTTTGCCGGGTTACTATGAGACAAGTTTTATACAGGGTGTAGAATGCAATGGCAGTAAGCTGCCGCCAGACTGGAAAATTGGCGCAAGGCTTATGGACTTACTTTGCTTGCTGCAGCTGCTTTATTATAATCCCCCTCAGAAACGGCCTTATCTTAACGCAGATGTGGTCAGTTTAATAAAAGCGATGGTTCTTGAATAGCCATGATCAAGACGCATGCCGTATCTCCGGGGAGACCGTATATATGAAAAAAATCAGCTTTGCCAGTGATAATTATGCCGGGATCCATCCCGACATTCTAAGGGCAATTTCAGATGCAAACCGGCATCATGCACCGGCTTATGGGTCTGACGAATATACCGCGAGCGCCATTGAAACCTTCAGGGAGCATTTTGGCGCGGATGTCGAGGTGCATTTTGTATTTAATGGTACCGGGGCAAATGTAACGGCACTGGCTGCCATGAATGCAAGTTATCAGGCAGTGATTTGCTCTGACAAGGCACATATACAGGTTGATGAATGCGGCGCGCCAGAAAAATTCACCGGATCCAAATTACTCCTGGTGCCAACATCGAATGGTAAAATTACTGTGGATGGAATACGCAGGCAATGGCGCCGATTGGGAGATCAGCATTATGTGCAATCACATATCATTTCCATCAGCCAAACGACGGAACTGGGCACGGTTTATACTCCTGATGAAATCAGGGATATAGCAGATTTTGCGCACTCCCATCAGATGTATCTTCATATGGATGGAGCACGCCTCAGCAATGCTGCTGTTTTTCTGGGTCTGGATTTGAAATCCATTACAAGAGACGCAGGGGTGGACGTGCTTTCTTTCGGCGGGACAAAAAATGGCATGATGATAGGGGAAGCGGTCGTATTATTTAATCGTGCCATCAACGGAAATTTCATGTACATCCGTAAACAAAGCATGCAGCTGGCATCAAAAATGCGCTTTATCTCCGCGCAGTTTCAGGCGCTGCTGACCAACCAGCTATGGCAGAAAAACGCAGCGCACGCGAATGACATGGCGTTGCTGCTGGCGGAAAAATTATCCGAATTTTCTGATATCAAGGTTACACAATCCGTCCAGGGAAATGCCATATTTGCCATCATGCCTGAAGTACTGATCACTGAGTTACAGAAAAAATATCATTTTTATGTGTGGGATGAAGACAGGTACGAGGTGCGCCTCATGACATCGTTTGACACGGAAGCAGCTGACATCGAGGCATTTGTGCGGGATATACGGGAATTACGCACCGCATAACGGGTGTCAGGCAAACAGTTGATATCGCATGAGCTTGATAATGTGGCGTAAATAATCAAATGAAATTTTCATATTCAGCTTGCTCTTGCCGTGGCTGCGTTGCGAAAAATGAATGGGAATTTCACGAATATTTTTACACCGGCATTTGATCATTAATTCCAGCCCGACTTTCCAGCCAATCGGCTCCAGAGGATCGCCCGACAGGAACAGGTCTTTCCTGAAAGCTAAAAATCCGGATAGCGGATCTTTTACAGGCGCCGTAAGCAGCATTCTTGCTATCAGTGCCGCGGTGCGGGATGTGATTTTCCGAATGAAGGGCCAGTTATGATCACTGCTGCCGCCTGGTATATATCGTGAGCCTATTACCATGTCCGTGCCGGTGTCAGCCAGCATTTCGAGCATGGCGGGTATGGATTCGGGCGGATGGCTTAAGTCCGCATCCATAGTGACGATGAGAGGATGCCGCGCATTTCGAAAGCCGCATATCACAGACTGGCTCAAGTCTCTTTTTTCAGTACGGACAATCAGCTGAAGCCATGGATAAGCGAATGCAAGATGGTGGACGACATTGGCAATGCCATCCTGGCTGTTGTCATCAATCAATAAGACTTCAAATTGTCGGCCGCCAAAATCAACATTGGCGATGCGCTGTGCCAGATCGGGGATATTCCTGGCTTCACAATAAGTAGGAATGATAATGGAAAAGCTGGTATCCCGATTGTTATCCATACGAATGATCCTGGTAAAAATGAAAAATGGCTGGCATATTTAGGCTGGTGCAAATTTTAGTAATTCCCGGCCGTACAGCGTTAATCAACGATCACTTTATTCGATCTGACTGGTGATTACAATATTTGCCAGGATGCGGGCGGATTCAAACGGGCGCTTCGTCAAAAAGTGATAGAAAAGTTGCCTAAGATCAGGTTAAATGTCAGCTATTCGAGCCGTGCAACAGTTGCGGCGCCGAAAACCGCACGACCGGGACCAAGGCGCTGGCAGAGCGTATTGTTTAAAAAGCTTTGCTAGGTTTGGGCAAAAAACAGGATTAACTCAGAATGGAATTTATCAAAAAAACAATCTTGCGGTTACCCATATTCAGGCCATTCATTCAGATAATTTTTTTACTTTCACTGGTACTGGTTGTTAATCATTCCGTTATCGCATTTAACCTGATGTACCCTGAGCAGCCGACAATTTACCT
Protein-coding sequences here:
- a CDS encoding class I SAM-dependent methyltransferase; its protein translation is MAISCKPTDYHEQAGYFSRLPEYSIECGTDYLAVKDAPALIGNSGPVKTILDLGCGTGLATRYLKRHFPDAVVIGADINQSMLMQAKSSDPQGIYLHLHQSGGVVHYSILPDTFDVVVCSFVFHENQKLNDLEHFLQSVSSLLRTNGLLLAWDTYRNLLKGSWVSVETLYPQAGEIQDGERYSVRLLPAGAVVSGSYWSPETVQQIVLNQCFQKTSVHFPVMEKGTGLAWKDETIMAPYYVLEAYK
- a CDS encoding MATE family efflux transporter, giving the protein MPHDNFLHSVRSEIRETFSLSIPLIASQLIYACSGFIGTAMVAHLGQDALAASVLVSMIWMTLTVLFFGILNSISVLVSHQFGAKNYRAISDIMGQAFILGVLLAAVMIILMLGMPIILRYTSQPPAVLALAVQYMHSLIWTIPGLITLIVCEQFLAGVNQAKLVLRISLLVVPIEIPLIYLLIFGKLGLPACGVAGIGYGFATTYSTVAVLLTCYLVKSRYYQSFGILQGCCRIDLTRIMELIRIGLPMGCMHVIEVSTFTFATFWIARFGTTMLAAHQIVMQYLGFAITIVFAMSQAVTVRVGHSVGRQNLTGIRLAIYVGMVLNFICIALVALALNCFPYFFLSLDMDIKNPANALLLRDSAMLLGIGGILMLFDNFRIIGFGALRGLKDTKFPMYASLVSFWIIGLSLAYLFGMVWHFSGKGIWWGLTLGIASGAVIVFIRVQWLLNHVDLAQLMTTGKNMSLASHD
- a CDS encoding class I SAM-dependent methyltransferase, yielding MHYIDHFGEKSSDYLQFRPDYPQALYQYLAGLVSKHDLAWDCGTGNGQAASRLADYFKQVIGSDINQAQLDIAIKKENVNYFCWPSEKTDLQNASVDLITVAQALHWFDLDSFYQEVKRVAKYTGIVAAWCYSLGFIHPDVDIFIKRLYSDVLGANYWPKQREYIDNEYQTIPFPFKRIESPAYHIEKSMNFTQLIGYLNTWSAVKEYQQLNQENPINLIFADLQMAWGDPTAERVMTWPIHLLVGHVF
- a CDS encoding phosphotransferase family protein, with product MSFDPVRFLHADTPVLKLRWERLTAHYDLNAAEAGKLIQGYVPDPIEQIILLSEGCANSNFKITFKSNHPPLVLRLYLRDKSGLINELNIYQFINSRIPMAEMYYHDGRCEIFPYPYAVFEWVEGALMREVIMRGDQQAIQECAYDAGKIVSQLRMMKFDQGGFFQEDFSVRPFGVEEQYIPYVQALLDSSDVRRGLDSELLSRVIAFIEENKGHLPDHQPANLTHADYDPANLLVKQDKGKWKVSAVLDWEFALASTYLLDVGLFLRYSKRLPGYYETSFIQGVECNGSKLPPDWKIGARLMDLLCLLQLLYYNPPQKRPYLNADVVSLIKAMVLE
- a CDS encoding threonine aldolase family protein, with amino-acid sequence MKKISFASDNYAGIHPDILRAISDANRHHAPAYGSDEYTASAIETFREHFGADVEVHFVFNGTGANVTALAAMNASYQAVICSDKAHIQVDECGAPEKFTGSKLLLVPTSNGKITVDGIRRQWRRLGDQHYVQSHIISISQTTELGTVYTPDEIRDIADFAHSHQMYLHMDGARLSNAAVFLGLDLKSITRDAGVDVLSFGGTKNGMMIGEAVVLFNRAINGNFMYIRKQSMQLASKMRFISAQFQALLTNQLWQKNAAHANDMALLLAEKLSEFSDIKVTQSVQGNAIFAIMPEVLITELQKKYHFYVWDEDRYEVRLMTSFDTEAADIEAFVRDIRELRTA
- a CDS encoding polyprenol monophosphomannose synthase; the protein is MDNNRDTSFSIIIPTYCEARNIPDLAQRIANVDFGGRQFEVLLIDDNSQDGIANVVHHLAFAYPWLQLIVRTEKRDLSQSVICGFRNARHPLIVTMDADLSHPPESIPAMLEMLADTGTDMVIGSRYIPGGSSDHNWPFIRKITSRTAALIARMLLTAPVKDPLSGFLAFRKDLFLSGDPLEPIGWKVGLELMIKCRCKNIREIPIHFSQRSHGKSKLNMKISFDYLRHIIKLMRYQLFA